In Herbaspirillum seropedicae, a single window of DNA contains:
- a CDS encoding 5-formyltetrahydrofolate cyclo-ligase encodes MNPSIARDTPAPSSETASLVLHKQQLRTALLARRKALDVQERELADARIGQRVLEWTMRAGVSSLAVYQPIRGEPDLAAAYNALAARGVHLCLPVVVEKDAPLLFRAWQPGDALQKDALGTLAPLPSAPEIRPQALLIPCVGFNAAGFRLGYGGGFYDRTLAGLPRPRAVGVCYRFGLAAFEAQAHDVPMEAILTDAD; translated from the coding sequence ATGAACCCAAGCATAGCACGCGACACCCCTGCCCCGTCGTCGGAAACAGCCAGTCTTGTGCTGCACAAGCAGCAGTTGCGCACAGCGCTGCTGGCGCGCCGCAAAGCCTTGGACGTCCAGGAGCGCGAGCTTGCCGATGCCCGCATCGGCCAACGCGTGCTGGAGTGGACGATGCGGGCCGGCGTGAGCAGTCTGGCGGTCTATCAGCCGATCCGGGGCGAGCCCGACCTGGCTGCAGCCTATAACGCACTGGCCGCGCGCGGCGTGCACCTGTGCCTGCCGGTGGTGGTGGAAAAGGACGCGCCGCTGCTGTTTCGCGCCTGGCAGCCGGGCGATGCGCTGCAAAAGGATGCGCTGGGCACCTTGGCGCCCCTACCCTCGGCGCCGGAGATCCGGCCGCAGGCCCTGCTGATTCCTTGCGTGGGGTTCAATGCCGCCGGTTTCCGGCTGGGGTATGGCGGCGGCTTCTATGACCGTACCCTGGCGGGCCTACCCCGCCCCCGGGCGGTGGGTGTGTGCTACCGCTTCGGCCTGGCGGCCTTTGAGGCGCAGGCGCATGACGTGCCGATGGAGGCCATCCTGACCGATGCTGACTGA
- the metF gene encoding methylenetetrahydrofolate reductase [NAD(P)H], whose translation MSTSTHNFSIEFFPPKTAEGAEKLRATRARLAALQPKYFSVTFGAGGSTQQGTRDTVLEIVSEGHEAAPHLSCIGSSRASLRAILEDYRANGIKRLVALRGDLPSGYGAMDQASSEFRYANELVEFVRAETGDWFHIEVAAYPEMHPQARSPQDDAQNFARKVKAGANSAITQYFYNADAYFRFVDEAARLGATVPVIAGIMPITNYSQLMRFSDMCGTEIPRWIRLKLASYGDDTESIRAFGLDVVTQLCERLLAGGAPGLHFYSLNQAGPTQAIWQQLVK comes from the coding sequence ATGAGTACAAGTACACATAATTTCAGTATCGAATTCTTCCCGCCCAAGACCGCCGAAGGCGCGGAAAAACTGCGCGCCACCCGGGCCCGGCTGGCCGCGCTGCAACCCAAGTATTTCTCGGTGACCTTCGGCGCGGGTGGTTCCACCCAGCAAGGCACGCGCGACACCGTGCTGGAAATCGTCAGCGAAGGCCATGAAGCCGCGCCGCACCTGTCCTGCATCGGCAGCTCCCGCGCCAGCCTGCGCGCCATCCTGGAAGACTATCGCGCCAATGGCATCAAGCGCCTGGTGGCGCTGCGCGGCGACCTGCCCAGCGGCTATGGCGCGATGGACCAGGCCTCCAGCGAATTCCGCTATGCCAACGAGCTGGTCGAGTTCGTCCGCGCCGAGACCGGCGACTGGTTCCACATCGAAGTGGCGGCCTATCCGGAAATGCACCCGCAGGCCCGCTCGCCCCAGGACGATGCGCAGAATTTCGCGCGCAAGGTCAAGGCCGGCGCCAACTCCGCCATCACCCAGTATTTCTACAATGCCGACGCCTACTTTCGCTTCGTGGACGAGGCGGCCCGGCTGGGCGCGACCGTTCCGGTGATCGCCGGCATCATGCCCATCACCAACTACTCGCAGCTGATGCGTTTCTCGGACATGTGCGGCACCGAGATTCCCCGCTGGATCCGCCTGAAGCTGGCCAGCTATGGCGACGATACCGAATCGATCCGCGCCTTTGGCCTGGACGTGGTCACCCAGCTGTGCGAACGGCTGCTGGCCGGCGGCGCACCGGGCTTGCATTTCTATTCACTCAACCAGGCCGGGCCGACCCAGGCCATCTGGCAGCAACTGGTGAAGTAA
- a CDS encoding phage holin family protein, whose protein sequence is MRLLLTWLINALALLAVPYLMHSVQVDSFGSALLAALILGFVNTIVRPVLVVLTLPVTVVTLGLFILVINGLMFWVVAQLVGGFHVAGFWSAVGGALLYSIVSWALSTLLLKSGPNQ, encoded by the coding sequence GTGCGTCTGCTGCTGACCTGGCTCATCAATGCCCTGGCCTTGCTGGCCGTTCCCTACCTGATGCACTCGGTGCAGGTCGACAGCTTCGGCTCGGCCCTGCTGGCCGCGCTCATCCTGGGTTTCGTCAATACCATCGTGCGCCCGGTGCTGGTCGTGCTGACCCTGCCGGTGACGGTGGTGACGCTGGGCCTGTTCATCCTGGTCATCAATGGCCTGATGTTCTGGGTGGTCGCGCAACTGGTGGGTGGTTTCCATGTGGCCGGATTCTGGTCGGCTGTAGGCGGCGCGCTGCTCTATAGCATCGTCTCCTGGGCGCTCTCGACGCTGTTGCTGAAATCGGGTCCGAATCAATGA
- the ahcY gene encoding adenosylhomocysteinase, with product MTTNPTQDYIVADIKLADWGHKEIKIAETEMPGLMAIREEFAASQPLKGARITGSLHMTIQTAVLIQTLEALGAQVRWASCNIYSTQDHAAAAIAANGTPVFAIKGETLDEYWEYTHRIFEWTDGGYSNMILDDGGDATLLLHLGSRAEADISVLDKPDSEEAVCLFNAIKRYLAKDASWYSKRLKEIKGVTEETTTGVHRLYQMHKEGKLAFPAINVNDSVTKSKFDNLYGCRESLVDGIKRATDVMIAGKVAIVAGYGDVGKGSAQALRALSAQVWVTEIDPICALQAAMEGYRVVTMDYAAEHGDIFVTCTGNYHVITHEHMKKMKDQAIVCNIGHFDNEIEVAALKQYTWENIKPQVDHVIFPDGKRIILLAEGRLVNLGCATGHPSYVMSSSFANQTIAQIELFVNTKDYPVGVYTLPKHLDEKVARLQLKKLNAQLSELTAEQAAYIGVKVEGPYKPEHYRY from the coding sequence ATGACTACCAATCCTACCCAAGACTACATCGTCGCCGACATCAAGCTGGCCGACTGGGGCCACAAGGAAATCAAGATCGCCGAAACCGAAATGCCGGGCCTGATGGCGATCCGCGAGGAATTCGCCGCATCCCAGCCGCTCAAGGGCGCGCGCATCACCGGTTCGCTGCACATGACCATCCAGACCGCCGTGCTGATCCAGACCCTGGAAGCACTGGGCGCACAGGTGCGTTGGGCGTCCTGCAACATCTACTCGACCCAGGACCACGCCGCTGCCGCCATCGCCGCTAACGGCACCCCGGTCTTCGCCATCAAGGGCGAAACCCTGGATGAATACTGGGAATACACTCACCGCATCTTCGAATGGACCGACGGTGGCTATTCCAACATGATCCTGGACGACGGCGGCGACGCCACCCTGCTGCTGCATCTGGGTTCGCGCGCCGAGGCCGACATCTCGGTGCTGGACAAGCCGGACTCCGAAGAAGCCGTGTGCCTCTTCAACGCCATCAAGCGTTACCTGGCCAAGGACGCCAGCTGGTACTCCAAGCGTCTGAAGGAAATCAAGGGTGTGACCGAAGAGACCACCACCGGCGTGCACCGCCTGTACCAGATGCACAAGGAAGGCAAGCTGGCCTTCCCGGCCATCAACGTCAACGACTCGGTCACCAAGTCCAAGTTCGATAACCTCTACGGCTGCCGCGAATCGCTGGTGGATGGCATCAAGCGCGCCACCGACGTGATGATCGCCGGCAAGGTCGCCATCGTGGCCGGTTACGGTGACGTCGGCAAGGGTTCGGCCCAGGCCCTGCGCGCCCTCTCGGCACAGGTGTGGGTCACCGAGATCGATCCGATCTGCGCCCTGCAGGCCGCCATGGAAGGCTATCGCGTGGTGACCATGGATTACGCCGCCGAACACGGCGACATCTTCGTCACCTGCACCGGCAACTACCATGTGATCACCCATGAGCACATGAAGAAGATGAAGGACCAGGCCATCGTCTGCAACATCGGCCACTTCGACAATGAAATCGAAGTCGCCGCCCTGAAGCAGTACACCTGGGAAAACATCAAGCCGCAGGTCGATCACGTGATCTTCCCCGATGGCAAGCGCATCATCCTGCTGGCCGAAGGCCGCCTGGTCAACCTGGGTTGCGCCACCGGCCATCCGTCCTACGTGATGAGCTCGTCCTTCGCCAACCAGACCATTGCGCAGATCGAACTGTTCGTCAACACCAAGGACTACCCGGTCGGCGTCTACACCTTGCCCAAGCATCTGGATGAAAAGGTCGCCCGTCTGCAGCTCAAGAAGCTCAACGCGCAACTGAGCGAACTGACCGCAGAACAGGCTGCCTACATCGGCGTGAAGGTCGAAGGCCCCTACAAGCCTGAGCATTACCGTTACTGA
- the metK gene encoding methionine adenosyltransferase, which yields MSSEYLFTSESVSEGHPDKVADQISDAILDAIFTQDPQSRVAAETLCNTGLVVLAGEITTRANVDYIDVARETIKRIGYDNADFGIDHKSCAVLVAYDKQSPDIAQGVDEGRGVDLEQGAGDQGLMFGYACNETPELMPAAIYYAHRIVERQSQLRKDGRLPWLRPDAKSQVTLKYVDGKPVAIDTVVLSTQHSPEMDQKDIHEAAIEEIIKPVLPAEWLKNTRYLINPTGRFVIGGPQGDCGLTGRKIIVDTYGGAAPHGGGAFSGKDPSKVDRSAAYAGRYVAKNIVAAGLAERCQIQVSYAIGIAKPTSVMVTTFGTGKISDEKLAQLVQEHFDLRPKGIVQMLDLLRPIYAKTAAYGHFGREEPEFTWERTDKVAALRASAGL from the coding sequence ATGTCCAGCGAATATCTCTTTACCTCCGAATCCGTCTCTGAAGGCCATCCCGACAAGGTTGCCGACCAGATCTCGGACGCCATCCTGGATGCCATCTTCACCCAGGACCCCCAATCCCGCGTCGCCGCCGAGACCCTGTGCAACACCGGTCTGGTGGTGCTGGCCGGTGAAATTACCACCCGCGCCAACGTCGACTACATCGATGTGGCCCGCGAGACCATCAAGCGCATCGGTTACGACAATGCCGACTTCGGCATCGACCACAAGAGCTGCGCCGTGCTGGTGGCCTACGACAAGCAATCGCCCGACATCGCCCAGGGCGTGGATGAAGGCCGTGGCGTGGACCTCGAACAAGGCGCCGGCGACCAGGGCCTGATGTTCGGCTACGCCTGCAATGAAACCCCGGAACTGATGCCAGCCGCGATCTACTACGCGCACCGCATCGTCGAGCGCCAGTCGCAACTGCGCAAGGATGGCCGCCTGCCCTGGCTGCGTCCGGACGCCAAGTCCCAGGTCACGCTGAAGTACGTGGATGGCAAGCCGGTGGCCATCGATACCGTGGTGCTGTCGACCCAGCACTCCCCGGAGATGGACCAGAAGGACATCCACGAAGCCGCCATCGAAGAAATCATCAAACCGGTGCTGCCGGCCGAATGGCTCAAGAACACCCGCTACCTGATCAACCCCACCGGCCGCTTCGTCATTGGCGGCCCGCAGGGCGATTGCGGCCTGACCGGTCGCAAGATCATCGTCGACACCTACGGCGGCGCTGCGCCCCACGGTGGCGGCGCCTTCTCCGGCAAGGACCCGTCCAAGGTCGACCGTTCGGCCGCCTACGCCGGTCGTTACGTGGCCAAGAACATCGTCGCCGCCGGCCTGGCCGAGCGCTGCCAGATCCAGGTGTCCTACGCCATCGGCATCGCCAAGCCGACCTCGGTCATGGTGACCACCTTCGGCACCGGCAAGATCAGCGATGAAAAGCTGGCCCAACTGGTGCAGGAACACTTCGACCTGCGCCCCAAGGGCATCGTCCAGATGCTGGACCTGCTGCGCCCGATCTACGCCAAGACCGCCGCCTACGGCCACTTTGGCCGCGAAGAGCCGGAATTCACCTGGGAGCGCACCGACAAGGTCGCCGCCCTGCGCGCTTCGGCCGGTCTGTAA
- a CDS encoding lysophospholipid acyltransferase family protein, with product MLVSLFRLLSFLPLPALHAIGVVVGWLVFLLSPSYRRRLRSNITLAGHGASLYRAVGEAGKGMFELPFIWCASPRRVLRTARIVNWELVQQALATKSGVIFLTPHLGCFEIAAQVVARHTSLSVLYRPPRKAALKPLIEGARARANLHLAPANLAGVRILLKALKTGQAIGLLPDQVPQNGEGVWAGFFGKPAYTMTLSAKLQQMSGAPLLLTYAQRLSWGRGYAIHFVPFEGALDGTPEQQAQAINAAMEALIARCPAQYIWSYNRYKTPPGVSRPGEAAA from the coding sequence ATGCTCGTTTCTTTATTCCGCCTGCTCTCTTTCCTGCCCTTGCCAGCCTTGCATGCCATCGGCGTGGTGGTGGGCTGGCTGGTGTTCCTGCTCTCGCCCTCCTATCGACGACGCCTGCGCAGCAATATCACGCTGGCCGGGCATGGCGCCAGCCTGTACCGGGCCGTGGGCGAGGCGGGCAAGGGCATGTTCGAGCTGCCCTTCATCTGGTGTGCAAGTCCCCGCCGGGTGCTGCGTACTGCGCGCATCGTCAATTGGGAGCTGGTCCAGCAGGCGCTGGCGACCAAGAGCGGGGTCATCTTCCTGACACCTCACCTGGGTTGCTTCGAGATCGCGGCCCAGGTCGTGGCCCGCCACACCAGCCTGAGCGTGCTCTACCGTCCGCCGCGCAAGGCCGCCCTCAAGCCCCTGATCGAAGGCGCCCGCGCGCGCGCCAACCTGCATCTGGCCCCGGCCAACCTGGCGGGCGTGCGCATCCTGTTGAAAGCCCTCAAGACCGGCCAGGCCATCGGCCTGTTGCCCGACCAGGTGCCGCAGAACGGCGAAGGCGTCTGGGCCGGCTTCTTCGGCAAGCCGGCCTACACCATGACGCTGTCGGCCAAGCTGCAGCAGATGAGCGGCGCGCCCCTCCTGCTGACCTATGCGCAACGACTGTCCTGGGGGCGCGGCTATGCCATCCACTTCGTTCCCTTCGAGGGAGCGCTGGACGGTACCCCCGAGCAACAGGCCCAGGCCATCAATGCCGCCATGGAAGCCCTGATCGCGCGCTGCCCGGCCCAGTACATCTGGAGCTACAACCGCTACAAGACCCCGCCGGGGGTCAGCCGTCCGGGGGAGGCCGCGGCATGA
- a CDS encoding lipid A biosynthesis acyltransferase produces the protein MRLLLAIMWLLHWLPLPILGRLGEGIGSLLYLYMRPRRHIALTNLRLCFPEKTEEERVSIAREHFRLFARSALERGILWWAPISRLRRLIQVEPGMPLDTFAKGPTILLAPHFVCLEIPGATLGVFSEYSACTIYTKQRNDVIDRALLKGRLRFRPATLLAREQGVKPIIRAMRKGLPFLMLPDMDFGIRDAEFVPFFGVPAATLTATARIAAATGAAVVPVVCTFLPDYKGWKATYYPAWTDYPGEDIVAATRRMNAFIEDRVREHPAEYFWAHKRFKTRPPGEPDVYGRDDA, from the coding sequence ATGAGACTCTTGCTGGCCATCATGTGGCTGCTGCACTGGCTGCCCCTGCCCATTCTGGGCCGACTGGGAGAGGGCATCGGTTCGCTGCTCTATCTCTATATGCGGCCCCGGCGTCACATCGCGCTGACCAACCTGCGGCTGTGTTTTCCCGAGAAGACCGAAGAAGAGCGCGTAAGCATTGCCCGTGAGCACTTCCGCCTGTTCGCCCGCAGCGCCCTGGAACGCGGCATCCTCTGGTGGGCGCCGATCTCGCGCCTGCGCCGGCTCATCCAGGTCGAACCGGGCATGCCGCTGGACACCTTTGCCAAGGGCCCCACCATCCTGCTGGCCCCGCACTTTGTCTGCCTGGAAATCCCCGGAGCGACCCTGGGCGTGTTTTCGGAATATTCGGCCTGCACCATCTATACAAAGCAGCGCAACGACGTCATCGACCGCGCCCTGCTCAAAGGCCGCCTGCGTTTCCGCCCGGCAACGCTGCTGGCGCGCGAGCAAGGCGTCAAGCCCATCATCCGCGCCATGCGCAAGGGCCTGCCTTTCCTGATGCTGCCCGACATGGACTTCGGCATCCGCGATGCCGAGTTCGTCCCCTTCTTCGGCGTGCCTGCCGCCACCCTCACTGCCACCGCCCGCATCGCTGCGGCCACCGGCGCTGCCGTAGTGCCGGTGGTATGCACTTTCCTGCCCGACTACAAGGGCTGGAAGGCCACCTACTACCCGGCCTGGACCGACTATCCGGGCGAGGACATCGTCGCTGCGACCCGCCGCATGAACGCTTTCATCGAAGACCGCGTGCGCGAACATCCGGCCGAATACTTCTGGGCGCACAAGCGCTTCAAGACCCGCCCGCCCGGCGAACCCGACGTCTACGGCCGCGACGACGCCTGA
- the dapF gene encoding diaminopimelate epimerase — MKIKFTKMHGAGNDFVVLDAINQSISLSPAQWQFIADRRFGIGADQMLVVEKARGEGVDFRYRIYNADGGEVEQCGNGARAFVKFVTDKGLTSKRAIRVETMSGVIEPRLEDDGQITVDMGAPILTPADVPFDSHGLQHRNEAEDTLWPLDVAGKTTWISVVSMGNPHAVQVVEDSEAAPVLSEGPLIERHERFPKRVNAGFMQVVDRHHVNLRVYERGAGETLACGTGACAAVVAGIRRGLLDSPVAVQTHGGVLNIAWAGPGEAVMMTGPAVSVYEGEIELPDQL, encoded by the coding sequence ATGAAAATCAAATTCACCAAGATGCATGGCGCGGGCAACGACTTTGTCGTCCTCGACGCCATCAATCAATCGATCTCCCTCAGCCCGGCGCAATGGCAATTCATTGCGGATCGCCGCTTCGGCATTGGCGCCGACCAGATGCTGGTGGTGGAGAAGGCGCGTGGCGAAGGTGTCGATTTCCGTTATCGCATCTACAACGCCGATGGCGGCGAAGTGGAACAGTGCGGCAATGGCGCACGCGCCTTCGTCAAGTTCGTCACCGACAAGGGCTTGACCAGCAAGCGCGCCATCCGTGTGGAAACCATGTCGGGCGTGATCGAACCGCGCCTGGAAGACGATGGCCAGATCACGGTGGACATGGGCGCTCCCATCCTCACCCCGGCCGACGTCCCCTTCGACAGCCACGGCCTGCAACACCGCAACGAAGCCGAGGACACGCTGTGGCCGCTGGATGTAGCCGGCAAGACCACCTGGATCTCGGTCGTCTCGATGGGCAACCCGCACGCAGTACAGGTGGTGGAGGACAGCGAAGCAGCCCCGGTGCTGAGCGAGGGGCCGCTGATCGAGCGTCATGAACGCTTTCCCAAGCGCGTCAATGCCGGTTTCATGCAGGTGGTGGATCGCCACCATGTGAACCTGCGGGTCTATGAACGCGGCGCCGGCGAAACCCTGGCCTGCGGCACCGGCGCCTGCGCCGCCGTGGTGGCGGGCATCCGCCGGGGCCTGCTGGATTCGCCGGTGGCCGTACAGACCCATGGGGGCGTACTGAACATCGCCTGGGCCGGCCCCGGCGAAGCGGTCATGATGACCGGCCCGGCGGTCTCGGTGTACGAAGGCGAGATCGAGCTGCCTGATCAGCTCTGA
- a CDS encoding tetratricopeptide repeat protein: protein MANREDLAIIRAARAGQAAAQLTLGKRYLFGGNGLPQSLSTAFHWLERAARQELADAWMLIAEHIPYEVVVTLTRPQEAAQWYERAFEGGMTKAGLAFARLVLESAGEPGAELKARAIRVLQVVAREGDPDAQWLLARQGSQPAEPAASAAVAAPAPAPDLPPEDLQQWTQKAADAGIEQAQHALADAAWQQADLIQFRQRAQPLADKLLRQYEALVAQLNGPAEALATALGPQNIVLLRRLAQVHLGEKRADLQQAQQLLELAALACDRDAQLALGLLYGRVDEQGVRCFPGLGSANYKKAIRWLTLAGEQGMAAAWYVLSRIYLKPEFSQRNLADVQHYLERAAEMGHVAAQLECGIGAWRNRRDEAGNDVRALYWLQKAASQGDEQAQALLDKVADRPQAAAWAVLARAQLTREQVNAHPFLAARIELATLFGLTRPEALLIDLKQADRGHCLMVDIRSQYARSKRRLIMVENGEQRGALNRIGRLFEDVDCGPSGPEGNYRQRLYRLKTVLPQSDEEEEREERQDLAA from the coding sequence ATGGCCAATCGCGAAGACCTCGCAATCATCCGCGCCGCGCGAGCCGGACAAGCCGCCGCGCAACTCACCCTGGGCAAGCGTTACCTGTTTGGCGGCAATGGTTTGCCGCAAAGCCTGAGCACGGCATTCCACTGGCTGGAGCGCGCTGCGCGCCAGGAACTGGCGGATGCCTGGATGCTCATTGCCGAGCATATTCCCTATGAAGTTGTCGTCACGCTCACCCGTCCGCAGGAAGCGGCGCAATGGTATGAGCGCGCTTTTGAGGGCGGCATGACCAAGGCGGGGCTGGCGTTCGCTCGCCTGGTGCTGGAAAGTGCAGGCGAGCCCGGCGCCGAACTGAAGGCGCGAGCGATACGTGTGCTGCAGGTAGTGGCGCGCGAGGGTGATCCCGATGCGCAGTGGCTGCTGGCGCGCCAGGGCAGCCAGCCTGCCGAGCCCGCCGCCAGTGCCGCTGTGGCGGCGCCCGCGCCCGCGCCGGACCTGCCGCCCGAGGATCTGCAGCAATGGACGCAGAAGGCCGCTGACGCGGGGATCGAGCAGGCGCAACACGCGCTGGCCGACGCTGCCTGGCAGCAAGCCGACCTGATCCAGTTCCGGCAGCGCGCGCAGCCGCTGGCCGACAAGCTGCTACGCCAGTACGAAGCGCTGGTGGCGCAACTGAATGGGCCGGCCGAGGCGCTGGCCACTGCCCTGGGGCCGCAGAATATCGTCCTGTTGCGCCGCCTGGCCCAGGTTCACCTGGGTGAGAAGCGCGCCGACCTGCAACAGGCCCAGCAATTGCTGGAGCTGGCCGCGCTGGCCTGCGACCGCGATGCGCAACTGGCGCTGGGCCTGTTGTATGGACGCGTGGACGAACAGGGCGTGCGCTGCTTCCCCGGCCTGGGTTCGGCCAATTACAAGAAGGCCATCCGCTGGCTGACCCTGGCTGGCGAGCAGGGGATGGCGGCGGCCTGGTACGTACTCTCGCGCATCTATCTCAAGCCCGAGTTTTCCCAGCGCAACCTGGCCGATGTGCAGCATTACCTGGAACGGGCGGCCGAGATGGGCCATGTCGCCGCCCAGCTGGAATGCGGCATCGGCGCCTGGCGCAATCGCCGGGACGAGGCCGGCAACGATGTGCGCGCCTTGTACTGGTTGCAGAAGGCCGCCAGCCAGGGCGACGAGCAGGCGCAGGCCTTGCTGGACAAAGTGGCCGACCGTCCGCAGGCGGCTGCCTGGGCGGTGCTGGCGCGTGCCCAGCTCACCCGTGAACAGGTCAATGCCCATCCCTTCCTGGCCGCGCGCATCGAACTGGCGACGCTGTTCGGTCTCACCCGTCCTGAGGCTCTGCTGATCGACCTCAAGCAGGCCGATCGCGGTCATTGCCTGATGGTGGATATCCGCAGCCAGTACGCACGCAGCAAGCGTCGCCTGATCATGGTCGAGAACGGCGAGCAGCGTGGCGCCCTCAATCGCATCGGCCGCCTGTTCGAAGACGTGGACTGCGGGCCCAGTGGCCCCGAAGGCAACTATCGGCAGCGCCTGTATCGCCTCAAGACGGTCCTGCCGCAGTCGGACGAGGAAGAAGAGCGCGAAGAACGGCAGGATCTGGCCGCCTGA
- a CDS encoding porin — translation MKKSLLALAVLGAFAGAAQAQSSVTIYGIVDTGIAYSSKVGYTDANGNAATGSKFGINSGVIQGSRIGFKGVEDLGGGLSAVFNLETGFTSDDGGLQGSDAVTSSNLFRRKSVVGLSGGFGTVLLGRQTDFADTISAYTAVADFGGVVANSGSSLNRLQGTRTNNSVSYTTANLSGFTGNLIYGFGEQAGKTSAGQAYGIGGKYDNGPLGLGINYYQSKAGSTPSDTSLIPAAGATNANTALGVAGNTALKSLNVVASYQFGPARVYANYSRVKQDLKGTPTVATATLANAQKADTYEIGTAYSLSPSLKLLAAVDHSRATFNGVNTKGKLTQISLGADYFLSKRTDLYAFVSNMRASDIQNPGVTGGATGSDASQTAIITGIRHKF, via the coding sequence ATGAAAAAATCTCTGCTGGCACTGGCCGTCCTCGGCGCGTTCGCAGGTGCTGCTCAAGCACAAAGCTCCGTTACTATCTACGGTATCGTTGATACCGGTATCGCATACTCCAGCAAGGTTGGTTACACCGATGCAAACGGTAACGCTGCTACCGGTAGCAAGTTCGGCATCAACTCTGGCGTGATCCAAGGTTCCCGTATCGGTTTCAAGGGCGTTGAAGATCTGGGCGGCGGTCTGTCCGCAGTCTTCAATCTGGAAACCGGCTTCACCAGCGATGACGGCGGCCTGCAAGGCTCCGACGCCGTGACCTCGTCCAACCTGTTCCGCCGCAAGTCGGTGGTCGGTCTGTCCGGTGGCTTCGGTACCGTGCTGCTGGGTCGTCAAACCGACTTCGCTGACACCATCTCCGCTTACACCGCTGTTGCTGACTTCGGCGGCGTGGTTGCCAACTCCGGTTCGTCCCTGAACCGTCTGCAAGGCACCCGCACCAACAACTCCGTGAGCTACACCACCGCCAACCTGAGCGGCTTCACCGGTAACCTGATCTACGGTTTCGGCGAACAAGCTGGCAAGACCTCTGCTGGTCAAGCCTACGGCATCGGTGGTAAGTACGACAACGGTCCCCTGGGTCTGGGCATCAACTACTACCAATCCAAGGCCGGTTCGACCCCGTCCGACACCAGCCTGATCCCGGCTGCTGGCGCTACCAACGCCAACACCGCCCTGGGCGTCGCTGGCAACACCGCTCTGAAGAGCCTGAACGTGGTGGCTTCCTACCAGTTCGGCCCGGCCCGCGTGTACGCCAACTACTCGCGCGTCAAGCAAGACCTGAAGGGTACTCCGACCGTTGCTACCGCAACCCTGGCCAACGCTCAGAAGGCTGACACCTACGAAATCGGTACCGCTTACAGCCTGTCGCCTTCCCTGAAGCTGCTGGCTGCCGTGGATCACTCCCGTGCAACCTTCAACGGCGTGAACACCAAGGGCAAGCTGACCCAGATCAGCCTGGGTGCTGACTACTTCCTGTCCAAGCGTACTGACCTGTACGCCTTCGTGTCGAACATGCGCGCTAGCGACATCCAGAACCCGGGTGTCACCGGCGGCGCAACCGGCTCCGATGCTAGCCAGACCGCTATCATCACCGGTATCCGTCACAAGTTCTAA
- a CDS encoding DUF484 family protein: MTTELDSDLIAEYLLEHPHFFEEHAELLSTVKLTSPVMGRAVSLQERQMEILREKIRVQELRMAELMRIAQENDEITNKFQAWSRALLLTRDAEDLPAVLVKQLQDIFHVPQVTVRLWNLGAAHADNWAVQEVTDDARIFANGLSAPFCGPNKDFEAATWLDDAATVKSVAMLPLRVGAAPEAFGLLVLGSPDPNRFTSDMGTDFLTRIGETGSAALACLLR; the protein is encoded by the coding sequence ATGACCACCGAACTGGATTCCGACCTGATCGCCGAATACCTGCTGGAACACCCTCACTTCTTCGAGGAACACGCAGAACTGCTTTCGACCGTCAAGTTGACCAGCCCGGTCATGGGCCGCGCCGTCTCCCTGCAGGAACGGCAGATGGAAATCCTGCGCGAGAAGATCCGCGTACAGGAATTGCGCATGGCAGAGCTCATGCGCATCGCCCAGGAAAACGACGAAATCACCAACAAGTTCCAGGCCTGGAGCCGCGCCCTGCTGCTGACCCGCGATGCCGAAGATCTGCCGGCCGTGCTGGTGAAGCAATTGCAGGACATCTTCCACGTCCCGCAAGTGACGGTGCGCCTGTGGAACCTGGGCGCCGCCCATGCGGACAACTGGGCCGTGCAGGAAGTCACGGACGATGCGCGCATCTTCGCCAATGGCCTGTCGGCGCCCTTCTGCGGTCCCAACAAGGATTTCGAGGCCGCTACCTGGCTGGACGACGCCGCCACCGTCAAGTCGGTGGCCATGCTGCCGCTGCGCGTGGGCGCTGCACCGGAAGCCTTCGGCCTGCTGGTGCTGGGCTCCCCCGATCCCAACCGCTTCACCTCCGACATGGGCACCGACTTCCTGACCCGCATCGGCGAAACCGGCAGCGCTGCGCTGGCCTGCCTGCTGCGCTGA